The sequence TGAGCTGGGCTTGAATATGATTATTGCTCTTCACTACACACAGGCGTGGCTTTGTGCTTGTTCCACGGAGATGCTTACGTACTCTAACAGCACGCTTGCAGCGTAGTTTTTGATTTTTATTAGCTTGATTGATCATAGTATTCCTTCAGCGATTACTTCTTAGCAGCAGCCTTACCTGCTTTCTTACGTACATATTCACCTACATAGCGAATCCCCTTGCCTTGATATGGCTCAGGTGGACGCTTGCTACGTACTGTTGCGGCAAATTGTCCTACGAGATGCTTATCAAATCCAGAAATAACAATCAGGGTGTTCTTATCGACTTTAACGGTCAACCCTTTTGGAATTTGAAGCTTTGTAGGGTGAGAAAAGCCTAATTGCAAGTCCAAGAGATCTCCTTGAACAGCTGCACGGTATCCGACTCCGATCATTTCAAGCTTTTTCTCGAATCCTTCGGTTGTTCCCTGCACCATATTTTGAATAAGGGTGCGGTAAAGGCCATGGTAATGAGCGATTTCATCATTTTCCAAAGAAACAACGATTTGATCGCCTTCAACTTTAACCTGAACGCCCGGAACAAGCTTTTGCGTCAAAGATCCCTTTGGACCTTTAACGGCTACTTCTGTGTCAGATACCTTAACATCTACTCCTTTAGGAATAGAAACGGGAAGTTTACCTTTACGAGACATTGTCACTTACTCCTTCGTCTTTACCAAATCAAACACAGAAGTTCACCACCAATTCCACGCTGGCTAGCTTCGTTGCCTGCCATCACACCTTGAGAGGTAGAGACAATCGATAAGCCCATATTGCCGTAAAAGCGAGGAATATCTTGGTGTCCAACATATTTGCGCAAACCGGGTTTTGAAATTCTTTTTAAACCTTGAATAACAGGCCGACGACCATTTGTATATTTTAAAAATAAACGGATCGTTCCCCGCTGACCTTCATCAACTTTAACCAGATAATTTTCGATAAATCCTTGATTTTTGAGAATCTCAGCAAGGGTCTGCTTCATTTTGCTCCAATTGACATCTACATACCGATGCTGAGCTTTAGTGGCGTTGCGAATCCTTGTGAGGAAATCGGCTAATGGGTCACTGACTGCCATGATTCCTTCTCCTATTCTTTAAGCTGCTACCGAAATCGGTAAGTTTTTAAATGGAACGCCAAGTAATCTTAATAGCTCAATGCATTCTTCATCTGTTTTGGCGCTTGTCACAAATGTGATATGCATTCCCTGCGTTCTTTTAACTTCGTCTAGATTGATCTCTGGGAAAATTTGTTGATCATCCAAACCCAATGTGTAATTTCCCATTCCGTCGCACTTTGAAGGAAAGCCTCTAAAGTCGCGGATACGAGGACAGACGATATTAACAAAACGGTCAATAAAATCATACATTCTTTCACCACGCAAAGTCACCTTCACACCGATAGGTTGCTTTTCGCGTAGTTTAAAGTTAGAAATGGCTTTCTTGGCTTTTGTGATAACAGGTTTTTGACCGGAAAGCATAGTCATTTCCTTGACGCAATCCTGGATAGAATTTTTGTCTTTAGACGCTTCCGCAATTCCCATGTTAATCACGACTTTCACTAAACCAGGAATTTGCATTGGGTTGTTATAAGCAAACTTATTTTGCAATTCTGGCTTAACTTCAGCTAGATATCTCTTCTTTAACCTAGACATTGTCTTCTTCTACTCACTTAGGTTTTTTTACTGAACGGTAGACAACTTCTTGATCGCCTTTGTTATAAACAAATTGGCGATGTCCTTGCTCATTCGTACGAACTTTTAACTTAGCAGCAGTCTCTCCTTCCACACAAACTTTCAAGTTTGAAACATGGATAGGTCTTTCAATTTCTACAATTCTTCCCTTAGGAGCTTCTTGACTGCGCTTTACGTGCTTTTTGCGAACATTAAGGCCCTGAACAATAACCCTGTCTCCTTGACGTGATTGAACTGTACCTATCATGCCGCGGCTGTTACCAGCAATGGCAACAACTTTATCCCCTTTGCGGATCTTTTTTGATTTACTTGGCGTATTTTCCATTCTTGTCATAGCCTCTTAGTTTAAATCACTTCTGGAGCCAGAGAGCTAATCTTCAAGAAGTCTCTGTCACGCACTTCTCGTGCAACTGGTCCAAAGATACGAGTTCCCCTTGGATTCTTCTTATCATCAATAAGAACACAGCTATTTGTATCAAAACGCAACTTTGTTCCATCTTTACGCTTGATGTAAGATTTCGTCCGGATAATGACGACTTTTACAACATCCCCTTTCTTGACGCTTCCTTCCGGATGAGCATCTTGAACAGAGGCCACGACGATGTCCCCAACATGGGCATAGCGACGCTTTGATCCACCTAATACTTTAAAGCACTTTACACGCTTTGCTCCCGAGTTATCAGCAACTTCGAGCTCGGTCTCTTGTTGAATCATGACTTACAAACTCCAACGATAATTGTCTTTTAAGATATCTGTAAGAGGCGCTAGTGTTGGCTCTCTTGACTATCTCTTCTATGTAACTTGTCGTCTTCACCTGTTACAGGGTAGTAACAGTGCGCAGATGCCAACTAGAGAGACGAGGCCGATACATAGATAGAACTTCTCTCTTCTTTGGCAATCTAGCTAAGATTACTTGTACACCTGTGGATTGACATTCATAGGGATATTCCCCCTACGCAACAACACGCCAACGCTTTAATTTTGATAAAGGACGTGTTTCCATAATTTTAACTTCGTCGCCAATTTGCAAAGGAGCTGATTCATTATGAGCGTAATATTTCTTGCCGCGTGTAACGACTTTGCCATATTTAGGATGGCGAAATGTACGCTCTACTTTTACAACAACAGTCTTTTGCATTTTATTGGATACAACGACGCCTTTTTTAACTTTACGGCTTCCTCTTCCTTCTTGCTCCATGATCATCCTCAACGTGTCTGATTTTGGTTATGGCTACGCTTTTCTGCCATCACCGTTAACAACCGAGCAATGTCTTTGCGCGCGTGCTTAATCTCGTGTGGCTTCTCTCTCTTTTTTTGAGAACGAAATTGGTTGTTGAGCTCAAACAGTTTTCTGCAAGACTCGTGATAGGTCGCTTCA comes from Candidatus Protochlamydia phocaeensis and encodes:
- the rpsQ gene encoding 30S ribosomal protein S17, producing MEQEGRGSRKVKKGVVVSNKMQKTVVVKVERTFRHPKYGKVVTRGKKYYAHNESAPLQIGDEVKIMETRPLSKLKRWRVVA
- the rplE gene encoding 50S ribosomal protein L5 — translated: MSRLKKRYLAEVKPELQNKFAYNNPMQIPGLVKVVINMGIAEASKDKNSIQDCVKEMTMLSGQKPVITKAKKAISNFKLREKQPIGVKVTLRGERMYDFIDRFVNIVCPRIRDFRGFPSKCDGMGNYTLGLDDQQIFPEINLDEVKRTQGMHITFVTSAKTDEECIELLRLLGVPFKNLPISVAA
- the rplF gene encoding 50S ribosomal protein L6, translating into MSRKGKLPVSIPKGVDVKVSDTEVAVKGPKGSLTQKLVPGVQVKVEGDQIVVSLENDEIAHYHGLYRTLIQNMVQGTTEGFEKKLEMIGVGYRAAVQGDLLDLQLGFSHPTKLQIPKGLTVKVDKNTLIVISGFDKHLVGQFAATVRSKRPPEPYQGKGIRYVGEYVRKKAGKAAAKK
- the rplN gene encoding 50S ribosomal protein L14 gives rise to the protein MIQQETELEVADNSGAKRVKCFKVLGGSKRRYAHVGDIVVASVQDAHPEGSVKKGDVVKVVIIRTKSYIKRKDGTKLRFDTNSCVLIDDKKNPRGTRIFGPVAREVRDRDFLKISSLAPEVI
- the rpmC gene encoding 50S ribosomal protein L29, encoding MYKAKDLRDQSLEELEATYHESCRKLFELNNQFRSQKKREKPHEIKHARKDIARLLTVMAEKRSHNQNQTR
- the rplX gene encoding 50S ribosomal protein L24 codes for the protein MENTPSKSKKIRKGDKVVAIAGNSRGMIGTVQSRQGDRVIVQGLNVRKKHVKRSQEAPKGRIVEIERPIHVSNLKVCVEGETAAKLKVRTNEQGHRQFVYNKGDQEVVYRSVKKPK
- the rpsH gene encoding 30S ribosomal protein S8 gives rise to the protein MAVSDPLADFLTRIRNATKAQHRYVDVNWSKMKQTLAEILKNQGFIENYLVKVDEGQRGTIRLFLKYTNGRRPVIQGLKRISKPGLRKYVGHQDIPRFYGNMGLSIVSTSQGVMAGNEASQRGIGGELLCLIW